Below is a genomic region from Telmatobacter sp. DSM 110680.
CAACTTCGGCAAGAACCGCCTCTACCACAACCTCAGAAACGGTACATTCGCTGACGTCGCCGAGCAAGCCAAAGTCACTCTCGGGAACTGGTCAACGGGCGTGACCTGGGGAGACTACGATGGCGACGGCAAGCCCGATCTCTTCGTCGCCGGATATCTTCACTGGGACTGGGACAACCCTCCGGCCAAGGGCGGCGAAGGCGGATCCAGCAATTCGTTCTGCACCTTCCGCGGCGAAGCCACCGCCTGCGGTCCGCGTGGGTTGAAGGGTGAGCCGGATCATCTCTTTCACAACAACGGCGACGGCACCTTTACCGATGTCAGCGAAACGGCGGGCGTCGCCGACAAGCCAGGCTACTATGGCCTTGGCGCCGTCTTCGTCGACATCAACAACGACGGTAAGCCGGATTTGCTGGTCGGCAATGACTCCACGCCCAACTATCTCTATCTGAACAAAGGTGACGGCACCTTTGAAGACGTGAGCTACGCCTCGGGCTATGCACTTAACGAAGCGGGTCGCGAGACTGCTTCCATGGGCATTGCTGTTGGCGATTTTGAGAACAACGGCATGCTCGACGTCTTCAACACCACCTTTTCTGACGATTACAAGCCGCTCTACCGCAATGAGGGCGACGCCAACTTCACTGACATCAGCTATCACATCGGCCTCGGCGAGATTACCGTTCCCTTCCTTAGCTGGGGCGATGCGTTTTTCGACTACGACAATGACGGCTGGAAAGATCTGATGATGTCCGACGGCCACGTCTACCCGCAGGCCGACAAATACAACTGGGGAACAAGCTGGAAAGAGCGCCCCATGCTCTTCCACAATCTTCAGGGCAAATCATTTGAGAACGTCCCGGCCGTTGAAGGCAGCGGCCTGGCGGACGTCATCGCCGGACGTGGCATGGCCGTGGGTGACCTTTTCAACGACGGCAAAATCGATGCGGTTATCAGCGTGATGGATGGCCACCCCGTACTGTTGCGCAACGTAAGTCCCGATCACAATCATTGGATTGAATTAAAGTTTATCGGCGGCCCAAAGAGCCCGCGCGATGCAGTCGGCACGACGGTCTATCTAACGGCGAATGGCATGAAGCAACGCGAAGACGTGATCAGCGGTGGCAGCTATCTCTCCAACAACGATCCTCGGCCGCACTTCGGACTCGGTCAGGCGACGAAGATCGACGACATCGAGATTCACTGGCCCAGCGGCAAGGTGGAACACGTCACCGTCCCCGGCATCGACCGCATCGTCACCATCACCGAAGGCGGGGGGAAGTCGGCTCGCTAGTCGGCCATCTTCGCACGCCGGGCGCGAAGATCTTCCGCCACATCTGCCGGGTCCACCTGAGCACACGGCCCATCGCGCAACGGAAAAA
It encodes:
- a CDS encoding CRTAC1 family protein, with protein sequence MFPVKRVFIFLALLVAGLSPKLFAQSADASAPTSQQKPADAASTADNTSPHKVQLDDKNRVITAGGFVKTGPVVFEDISEKSGLAKWTYKMGTPAKDYIIETKGSGVCLFDYDNDGWLDIYLVNGSTLEALAGKAAPPHAALFHNNHDGTFTDVSAKAGVQNDRWGFGCAVADYDNDGYPDLYVSNFGKNRLYHNLRNGTFADVAEQAKVTLGNWSTGVTWGDYDGDGKPDLFVAGYLHWDWDNPPAKGGEGGSSNSFCTFRGEATACGPRGLKGEPDHLFHNNGDGTFTDVSETAGVADKPGYYGLGAVFVDINNDGKPDLLVGNDSTPNYLYLNKGDGTFEDVSYASGYALNEAGRETASMGIAVGDFENNGMLDVFNTTFSDDYKPLYRNEGDANFTDISYHIGLGEITVPFLSWGDAFFDYDNDGWKDLMMSDGHVYPQADKYNWGTSWKERPMLFHNLQGKSFENVPAVEGSGLADVIAGRGMAVGDLFNDGKIDAVISVMDGHPVLLRNVSPDHNHWIELKFIGGPKSPRDAVGTTVYLTANGMKQREDVISGGSYLSNNDPRPHFGLGQATKIDDIEIHWPSGKVEHVTVPGIDRIVTITEGGGKSAR